From a single Nitrogeniibacter mangrovi genomic region:
- a CDS encoding beta-ketoacyl synthase chain length factor yields the protein MSTLHASLRAVGAIGPGFDDWPALLARLSTRTAPEATPTVIPALSALPPAERRRVGKVVKLAIATGLQTCAAATVDPATLSSVFASSGGDGDNCHAICETLASDDRLISPTRFHNSVNNAASGYWGIATGAQAPSTIVSAYDGSFAAGLLEAVVQLQAEGLEQILLVSYDAPYPHPLSEARPIVDAMGVGLVLARMPGWNDIARLTMQIEDTTPSTLADARLEHLRTGIPTGRALPLLAGVARILNGGHRQRCVLEHLAGSHLGIDIEAAA from the coding sequence ATGAGCACCCTGCACGCCAGCCTGCGCGCCGTCGGCGCCATCGGCCCGGGCTTCGACGACTGGCCCGCGCTGCTCGCCCGTCTGAGCACGCGCACGGCGCCGGAGGCGACCCCCACGGTCATCCCGGCGCTGAGCGCCTTGCCACCCGCGGAACGGCGCCGGGTCGGCAAGGTGGTCAAGCTCGCCATCGCCACCGGCCTGCAGACCTGCGCCGCGGCCACGGTCGATCCGGCGACGCTGAGCTCGGTGTTCGCCTCCTCGGGCGGCGATGGCGACAACTGCCACGCCATCTGCGAGACCCTGGCCTCGGACGACCGGCTGATCTCGCCGACCCGCTTCCACAACTCGGTCAACAACGCCGCCTCCGGCTACTGGGGCATCGCCACCGGTGCCCAGGCCCCGTCCACCATCGTGTCGGCCTACGACGGCAGCTTCGCCGCCGGCCTGCTCGAGGCGGTGGTGCAGCTGCAGGCCGAGGGGCTGGAGCAGATCCTGCTGGTGAGCTACGACGCGCCCTATCCCCACCCCCTCAGCGAAGCACGCCCGATTGTCGACGCCATGGGCGTGGGCCTGGTGCTGGCGCGCATGCCGGGCTGGAACGACATCGCCCGGCTGACGATGCAGATCGAGGACACCACGCCAAGCACGCTGGCCGACGCCCGGCTCGAGCATCTGCGCACCGGCATTCCCACCGGCCGCGCCCTGCCCCTGCTCGCCGGCGTGGCCCGCATCCTCAACGGCGGCCACCGCCAGCGCTGCGTGCTCGAACACTTGGCGGGCAGCCACCTGGGCATCGACATCGAGGCCGCCGCGTGA
- a CDS encoding MMPL family transporter: MKRRTPLIVWLLVLLVCAVGVSRTRFTADLSAFLPSAPTEAQALLVDLLRDGVASRMLLIGIEGGDAGARKQASQALAGALRASPAFVAVSNGESIGTDKDQRWLFDHRYRLSPAVTPERFSVAGLHAAIAESIDLLASSAGLLLKPIIARDPTAETLQVIEHFSRYRDAPTQAGLWTSRDGARTLLLATTAASGADTDGQAAAIATLRATFARLTTGAGHENLRLLVSGPGVFAVNARATIKDEVARLSSTGAALILILLLLIYRSPTALLLGLAPVATGALAGICAVSLGFGQVHGITLGFGLPLLGEAVDYAIYYFIQRDGADAGRFWRTIRLGVLTSVFGFGALLVTGFPGLAQVGLFSMTGLVTAVLTTRYVLPALTPARFAIRDVSVLGRGLRWLMGRSRRVGLLPLVAGALAAATLYVHRDHLWHHELGALSPVPEADQQLDARLRQDLPAPDVRFLVVASAHDADTALARAEGLGKVLDRLAADGRIGGFDSPARFLPSRATQAARIAALPDADTLRTRLAAATADLPLRADKLGPFIDDVAAARHAPALTRASLDGTALALAVDAMLIHHDSTWRALMPVRAVDDAHPIDPRAVRAALEASGVPDAVFVDIKSESERLYAGYLHEARTAAGGGVLAILILLAIALRSPARLLRLALPLLATVLVVIGALSLAGERLTLLHLVGMLLVVAVGSNYALFFDAGEHGTDGPSLRTLASLVVANLTTLAGFGILALSSVPVLHAIGIVVGPGALLALVFSALMHPATGPRRT, encoded by the coding sequence ATGAAGCGGCGCACCCCGCTCATCGTCTGGCTGCTGGTGCTGCTGGTGTGCGCCGTGGGCGTCTCGCGCACCCGCTTCACCGCCGACCTGTCCGCCTTCCTGCCCAGCGCCCCCACCGAAGCGCAGGCGCTGCTGGTGGACCTGCTGCGCGACGGCGTCGCCTCGCGCATGCTCCTGATCGGCATCGAGGGCGGTGACGCCGGCGCGCGCAAGCAGGCCTCCCAGGCGCTGGCCGGCGCCCTGCGCGCCTCGCCCGCCTTCGTCGCGGTGAGCAACGGCGAATCCATCGGCACCGACAAGGATCAGCGCTGGCTGTTCGATCACCGCTACCGGCTCAGCCCGGCGGTCACCCCCGAGCGCTTCAGCGTCGCCGGACTGCATGCGGCCATCGCCGAGAGCATCGACCTGCTCGCCTCCTCCGCCGGCCTGCTGCTCAAGCCCATCATCGCCCGCGACCCGACGGCCGAGACACTCCAGGTGATCGAGCATTTCAGCCGCTACCGCGACGCGCCGACGCAGGCGGGCCTGTGGACCTCGCGCGACGGCGCCCGCACCCTGCTGCTGGCGACCACCGCGGCCTCGGGCGCCGACACCGACGGGCAGGCCGCCGCCATCGCCACCCTGCGCGCCACCTTCGCCCGGCTCACCACCGGCGCCGGGCACGAAAACCTGCGCCTGCTGGTGTCCGGACCCGGGGTGTTCGCGGTCAATGCCCGGGCCACGATCAAGGACGAGGTGGCGCGCCTGTCGAGCACCGGCGCGGCCCTCATCCTCATCCTGCTGCTGCTCATCTACCGCTCGCCCACCGCGCTGCTGCTCGGGCTGGCGCCGGTGGCCACCGGCGCGCTGGCCGGCATCTGCGCGGTGAGCCTGGGCTTCGGCCAGGTCCATGGCATCACCCTGGGCTTCGGCCTGCCTCTGCTCGGCGAGGCGGTGGACTACGCCATCTACTACTTCATCCAGCGCGACGGCGCCGATGCCGGACGCTTCTGGCGCACCATCCGCCTCGGCGTGCTGACCTCGGTCTTCGGTTTCGGCGCCCTGCTGGTCACCGGCTTCCCGGGCCTCGCCCAGGTCGGCCTGTTCTCCATGACCGGCCTGGTCACGGCCGTGCTGACCACCCGCTATGTGCTACCCGCCCTCACCCCCGCGCGCTTTGCCATCCGTGACGTGAGCGTGCTGGGACGCGGCCTGCGCTGGCTGATGGGCCGGAGCCGCCGGGTGGGCCTGCTGCCCCTGGTCGCCGGTGCGCTGGCGGCGGCGACGCTGTATGTCCATCGCGACCACCTCTGGCACCACGAGCTCGGCGCCCTCAGCCCGGTCCCCGAAGCCGACCAGCAACTCGACGCCCGCCTGCGCCAGGATCTGCCCGCTCCCGACGTGCGCTTCCTCGTCGTCGCCTCGGCGCATGACGCCGACACCGCGCTGGCCCGCGCCGAGGGGCTCGGCAAGGTGCTCGACCGCCTCGCCGCCGACGGGCGCATCGGCGGCTTCGACAGCCCGGCGCGCTTCCTGCCCAGTCGGGCCACCCAGGCGGCACGCATCGCCGCGCTGCCCGATGCCGACACCTTGCGCACCCGGCTGGCGGCCGCTACCGCCGACCTGCCCCTGCGGGCCGACAAGCTGGGGCCCTTCATCGACGATGTCGCGGCTGCGCGCCACGCGCCAGCGCTCACCCGCGCCAGCCTCGACGGCACCGCACTGGCCCTGGCGGTGGACGCCATGCTGATCCACCACGACAGCACCTGGCGGGCCCTGATGCCGGTGCGTGCCGTCGACGACGCCCACCCCATCGATCCACGGGCGGTGCGCGCCGCACTGGAGGCCAGCGGCGTGCCCGACGCGGTCTTCGTGGACATCAAGTCCGAGTCGGAGCGGCTCTACGCCGGCTACCTGCACGAGGCACGCACGGCCGCCGGCGGGGGCGTGCTCGCCATCCTGATCCTGCTCGCCATCGCCCTGCGCAGCCCCGCGCGCCTGCTGCGCCTCGCCCTGCCGCTGCTGGCCACGGTGCTGGTGGTCATCGGCGCCCTCAGTCTCGCCGGCGAGCGCCTCACCCTGCTGCACCTGGTGGGCATGCTGCTGGTGGTGGCGGTCGGCTCCAACTACGCCCTGTTCTTCGATGCCGGCGAACACGGCACCGACGGCCCCTCGCTGCGCACCCTGGCCTCCCTCGTGGTCGCCAACCTCACCACCCTGGCCGGCTTCGGCATCCTCGCCCTGTCCTCGGTGCCGGTGCTCCACGCCATCGGCATCGTGGTCGGCCCGGGGGCGCTGCTGGCGCTGGTGTTCTCGGCGCTGATGCATCCGGCCACGGGGCCGCGCCGCACATGA
- a CDS encoding phosphatase PAP2 family protein has product MRPAGTVATAALPAPGWFGRLFARTRRHAPLKAVGTTVYITAFFVAYFWLLENPRVPPTVMPLTALDRAVPFSTVWLPAYLSLWLYVSLPPAFIETRRALVGYGIAIGAVCVLGLGSFVLWPTAVPPHLVDLANTPEMALLQGIDATGNACPSMHVATALFSGLWLHRLLAEVGAPRALRLANLLWGVAIVYSTLAIKQHVAIDMLGGLVLGGLGAWGSLAWYGRLSR; this is encoded by the coding sequence TTGAGACCGGCCGGCACCGTCGCCACCGCCGCGCTGCCCGCCCCGGGCTGGTTCGGGCGCCTGTTCGCGCGCACCCGCCGCCATGCCCCGCTCAAGGCCGTGGGCACCACGGTCTACATCACCGCCTTCTTCGTCGCCTACTTCTGGCTGCTGGAGAATCCGCGCGTCCCGCCCACCGTGATGCCGCTGACCGCGCTGGACCGCGCCGTGCCCTTCTCCACCGTGTGGCTGCCCGCCTACCTGTCCCTGTGGCTGTATGTGTCGCTGCCGCCGGCCTTCATCGAGACGCGCCGCGCGCTGGTGGGCTACGGCATCGCCATCGGCGCGGTGTGCGTGCTCGGTCTGGGCAGTTTCGTGCTCTGGCCCACGGCGGTCCCGCCCCATCTGGTGGATCTGGCGAACACGCCGGAGATGGCCCTGCTGCAGGGCATCGACGCGACCGGCAACGCCTGCCCGTCGATGCATGTGGCCACCGCGCTGTTCTCCGGCCTGTGGCTGCATCGGCTGCTGGCGGAAGTGGGCGCGCCGCGCGCGCTGCGCCTGGCCAATCTGCTATGGGGCGTGGCCATCGTGTATTCGACCCTGGCGATCAAGCAGCACGTGGCCATCGACATGCTCGGCGGCCTCGTCCTGGGGGGGCTGGGTGCCTGGGGGTCGCTGGCCTGGTACGGGCGCCTGAGCCGTTAG
- a CDS encoding class I SAM-dependent methyltransferase yields the protein MSFALTPLVARAAAPYRPRGPFAWHFARGKLACDPIFAGLIQTGLFAAPTRILDLGCGQGLLANWLDAAAHLQPTGALPAHWPAVARFSHYRGIELDLREVRRSAGALPPDARVERGDLRTAAFGRADRVMLLDVLHYMDPDAQVAAIDKARSALDTGGVLMLRVGDADAGWRFRIADLTDRAVLLARGRRPTGLHPRPLAAWIDLLEARGFTVEIAPMSRGTPFANVLLIARATPDRHDARGVLC from the coding sequence GTGAGCTTCGCGCTGACGCCGCTGGTCGCGCGGGCCGCGGCCCCCTACCGGCCCCGGGGCCCGTTCGCCTGGCATTTCGCCCGTGGCAAGCTCGCCTGCGACCCGATCTTCGCCGGCCTGATCCAGACGGGCCTGTTCGCCGCCCCCACCCGCATCCTCGACCTGGGCTGCGGCCAGGGCCTGCTGGCCAACTGGCTGGACGCCGCCGCCCATCTGCAGCCGACCGGCGCGCTGCCGGCGCACTGGCCCGCGGTTGCCCGCTTCAGCCACTATCGCGGTATCGAACTGGACCTGCGCGAGGTCCGTCGCAGCGCAGGAGCGCTGCCGCCCGATGCCCGGGTGGAGCGGGGCGATCTGCGCACGGCGGCCTTCGGTCGCGCCGACCGCGTCATGCTGCTCGACGTGCTGCATTACATGGATCCGGACGCCCAGGTCGCGGCCATCGACAAGGCGCGTAGTGCCCTCGACACCGGTGGCGTCCTGATGCTGCGGGTCGGCGATGCCGACGCCGGCTGGCGCTTCCGCATCGCCGACCTGACCGACCGGGCCGTCCTGCTCGCGCGCGGGCGGCGCCCGACGGGCCTGCACCCCCGTCCGCTCGCCGCCTGGATCGATCTGCTCGAAGCCCGCGGCTTCACCGTCGAGATCGCACCGATGAGCCGGGGCACGCCATTCGCCAACGTGTTGCTGATCGCCCGCGCCACGCCCGATCGACACGATGCCCGCGGGGTGCTTTGCTAG
- a CDS encoding 3-hydroxylacyl-ACP dehydratase produces MSAPIHDRDWIATRIPHTGSMCLLDTVEACDEARIRCRASSHRDPAHPLRNGERLGAAVGVEYAAQAMAVHGAILQPPTERPRVGFLASVRGVELLVDRLDTIDAPLCVEAERLSGNESTILYRFEVSADGQVLLRGRAAVIVAPRLPGAAGDAA; encoded by the coding sequence GTGAGCGCGCCGATCCACGACCGCGACTGGATCGCCACCCGGATTCCCCACACCGGCAGCATGTGCCTGCTCGACACGGTGGAGGCCTGCGACGAGGCGCGCATTCGCTGTCGCGCCAGCAGTCATCGCGATCCGGCCCATCCGCTGCGCAACGGCGAGCGCCTCGGCGCCGCGGTGGGCGTCGAGTACGCCGCCCAGGCCATGGCCGTGCACGGCGCCATCCTGCAGCCGCCGACCGAGCGCCCCCGCGTGGGCTTCCTCGCCAGCGTGCGCGGGGTCGAGCTGCTCGTGGACCGGCTCGACACCATCGACGCGCCGCTGTGCGTGGAGGCCGAGCGCCTGTCGGGCAACGAGTCCACCATCCTCTACCGCTTCGAGGTCTCCGCCGACGGCCAGGTGCTGCTGCGCGGCCGCGCCGCGGTGATCGTCGCCCCCCGGCTGCCGGGCGCAGCCGGAGACGCGGCATGA
- a CDS encoding beta-ketoacyl-[acyl-carrier-protein] synthase family protein gives MKPLHLSHYTATSCIGTGLAPMRTALSAARSGLAPCAFETVDLATWIGEVPDVDRVRLPPDLAHFDCRNNRLAWLGLQQDGFFEAVRAAADRWGPERIGVFLGTSTAGILDTEQAYRRRDPASGALPADYNYQGSHNVFSVADFVRAAAGLHGPAFVVSSACSSSAKVFAAAQRMIATGVVDAAVVGGVDSLCLTTLYGFNSLELTAPQACRPFDAGRKGISIGEAAAFGLLTREPTAADDRIVLLGYGESSDAHHMSSPHPEGRGAHQAMCAALARAGLTADRIDYINLHGTGTPSNDAAEGTAVAALFGDRVAASSTKGATGHTLGAAGGLEAVICAIALNDGLLPANVGLETPDPAIPIRLQRTSEPARLTRVLSNSFGFGGTNASLILAREDA, from the coding sequence GTGAAACCCCTGCACCTGAGTCACTACACCGCAACGAGTTGCATCGGCACCGGCCTGGCGCCGATGCGCACCGCGTTGTCGGCCGCGCGCAGCGGCCTGGCACCCTGCGCGTTCGAGACCGTGGACCTGGCCACCTGGATCGGGGAGGTGCCCGACGTGGACCGGGTACGGCTGCCGCCGGATCTGGCCCATTTCGACTGCCGCAACAACCGCCTCGCGTGGCTGGGCCTGCAGCAGGACGGGTTCTTCGAGGCCGTACGCGCCGCCGCCGACCGCTGGGGGCCGGAGCGGATCGGCGTGTTCCTGGGCACCAGCACCGCCGGCATCCTCGATACCGAGCAGGCGTATCGTCGGCGCGATCCGGCCTCGGGCGCCCTGCCGGCCGATTACAACTACCAGGGCAGCCACAACGTGTTTTCGGTGGCCGACTTCGTGCGCGCCGCCGCCGGGCTGCATGGCCCCGCCTTCGTGGTCTCGTCGGCCTGCTCGTCGAGCGCCAAGGTGTTCGCCGCCGCCCAGCGCATGATCGCCACCGGCGTCGTCGATGCCGCCGTCGTCGGCGGGGTCGACTCCCTGTGCCTGACCACCCTGTACGGCTTCAACTCGCTGGAGCTGACCGCGCCGCAGGCGTGCCGCCCCTTCGACGCCGGGCGCAAGGGCATCTCCATCGGCGAGGCCGCCGCCTTCGGCCTGCTCACCCGCGAACCGACCGCCGCGGACGATCGCATCGTCCTGCTCGGCTATGGCGAATCGAGCGACGCCCACCACATGTCCTCGCCCCACCCCGAGGGCCGTGGCGCCCATCAGGCCATGTGCGCCGCGCTGGCCCGGGCCGGTCTGACGGCCGACCGGATCGACTACATCAACCTGCACGGCACCGGCACCCCCAGCAACGACGCCGCCGAGGGCACGGCGGTCGCCGCGCTGTTCGGCGACCGGGTAGCGGCCAGTTCCACCAAAGGCGCCACCGGCCACACCCTGGGCGCCGCCGGCGGCCTGGAGGCGGTCATCTGCGCCATCGCCCTGAACGACGGCCTGCTGCCCGCCAACGTGGGGCTCGAAACCCCCGACCCGGCCATCCCGATCCGGCTGCAGCGCACCAGCGAACCGGCCCGGCTCACCCGCGTGCTCTCCAACTCATTCGGTTTCGGCGGCACCAACGCCAGCCTGATCCTGGCCCGGGAGGACGCATGA
- a CDS encoding LolA-related protein — MSVRRLILIPLLFQIATAAAAATGWTVDRLMHTLAQNAGGTVHFTERKYLAILDTPVESTGTLVYRRPDHLERHALTPRPESMVLDGNALTLTRPSGSLHMDLRDYPDAAALIESIRSTLAGDRAALERNYLLTLSGSQHAWTLDLSPSDTRIAALVVRIRIEGHGGQIDTVSVLQADGDRSEMRITPIPAAGS; from the coding sequence ATGAGCGTCCGCCGCCTCATCCTGATTCCGCTGCTGTTCCAGATCGCCACCGCCGCTGCTGCCGCCACCGGCTGGACGGTCGATCGCCTCATGCACACCTTGGCGCAGAATGCCGGCGGCACGGTGCACTTCACCGAGCGCAAATACCTGGCCATTCTCGATACCCCGGTCGAGTCCACCGGCACCCTGGTGTATCGCCGTCCCGACCACCTGGAACGCCATGCGCTCACGCCGCGGCCCGAATCCATGGTGCTCGACGGCAACGCGCTCACCCTCACCCGCCCCTCGGGCAGCCTGCACATGGACCTGCGCGACTACCCGGACGCCGCCGCCCTGATCGAGAGCATCCGCAGCACCCTGGCGGGCGACCGCGCGGCCCTGGAGCGGAACTACCTGCTCACCCTGAGCGGCTCGCAACATGCCTGGACCCTCGACCTGTCCCCCTCGGACACCCGGATCGCCGCCCTGGTCGTGCGCATCCGCATCGAGGGCCATGGCGGCCAGATCGACACCGTGAGCGTGCTGCAGGCCGACGGTGACCGCTCCGAGATGCGCATCACCCCGATCCCGGCGGCGGGCTCATGA
- a CDS encoding polysaccharide deacetylase family protein, translating into MNSPRPWRPGALLWGSALLHVAALAGVALAPAAWPWALGAVILNHGLITAVGLWPRSTWLGPNRIRLPATAAARRQIAITIDDGPDPAVTPAVLDVLEAHGARATFFCIGTRARAHPALIAEIVRRGHELGNHSEHHRHHFSLLGPAALTREIGAAQATLHALGGRAPAFFRAPAGLRNPFLEPVLARLGLHLASWTRRGFDTRETNADTILARLTRHLAAGDILLLHDGHAARCAATGEPVILAVLPRLLARCDAAGLTPVTLSQAIG; encoded by the coding sequence ATGAACTCGCCGCGACCGTGGCGGCCCGGAGCGCTGCTGTGGGGCTCGGCGCTGCTGCATGTCGCGGCGCTCGCCGGCGTAGCGCTCGCCCCGGCCGCCTGGCCCTGGGCGCTGGGCGCGGTGATCCTCAACCACGGGCTCATCACCGCCGTCGGCCTGTGGCCGCGCAGCACCTGGCTGGGCCCCAACCGGATCCGCCTGCCGGCCACCGCCGCCGCCCGCCGCCAGATCGCCATCACCATCGACGACGGCCCCGATCCGGCGGTCACGCCGGCGGTGCTGGACGTGCTCGAGGCCCACGGCGCCCGCGCCACCTTCTTCTGCATCGGCACCCGGGCGCGCGCGCATCCGGCGCTCATCGCCGAGATCGTCCGCCGCGGCCATGAGCTCGGCAACCACAGCGAACACCACCGCCACCATTTCTCACTGCTCGGCCCGGCCGCGCTGACCCGTGAAATCGGCGCCGCCCAGGCGACCCTGCACGCACTGGGCGGACGCGCGCCGGCCTTCTTCCGCGCCCCCGCGGGCCTGCGAAACCCCTTTCTCGAACCGGTCCTGGCCCGCCTCGGGCTGCACCTGGCGAGCTGGACCCGGCGCGGCTTCGACACCCGCGAGACGAACGCCGACACGATCTTGGCGCGCCTGACCCGGCACCTGGCGGCGGGCGACATCCTGCTGCTGCACGACGGCCACGCCGCCCGCTGCGCGGCCACCGGCGAGCCGGTCATCCTGGCGGTGCTGCCGCGCCTGCTCGCCCGCTGCGACGCCGCCGGGCTCACGCCGGTCACCCTGTCGCAGGCCATCGGGTGA
- the fabG gene encoding 3-oxoacyl-ACP reductase FabG, giving the protein MSRRALVTGGSGGIGAAICRRLAADGCHVLIHANRHREAADTLAEALRAEGGSAEVVCFDVTDAAATATAIDSLLEGGPVQILVNNAGIHDDAVFPGMSDAQWTRVIDVNLNGFFHVTQPLTMPMIRTRWGRIITITSVAAIAGNRGQTNYAAAKGALHSATRTLSLELASRGITVNAVAPGVIETDMSAGSFPPETLARLVPMKRAGRPEEVADLVGFLASDQAAYITGQIISVNGGMI; this is encoded by the coding sequence ATGAGCCGGCGCGCCCTGGTCACCGGCGGCAGCGGCGGCATCGGAGCCGCCATCTGCCGCCGCCTCGCCGCCGACGGCTGCCATGTCCTCATCCATGCCAACCGCCATCGCGAGGCCGCCGATACCCTGGCCGAGGCGCTGCGGGCCGAAGGCGGCTCGGCCGAGGTGGTCTGCTTCGACGTCACCGATGCAGCAGCCACTGCCACGGCGATCGACAGCCTGCTCGAGGGCGGCCCGGTGCAGATCCTGGTGAACAACGCCGGCATCCATGACGACGCGGTCTTCCCCGGCATGTCCGACGCCCAATGGACGCGGGTGATCGACGTGAACCTCAACGGTTTCTTCCATGTCACCCAGCCGCTGACGATGCCGATGATCCGCACCCGCTGGGGGCGCATCATCACCATCACCTCGGTGGCGGCCATCGCCGGCAATCGGGGGCAGACCAATTACGCTGCCGCCAAGGGCGCCCTGCATTCGGCCACCCGGACCCTGTCGCTGGAGCTGGCCAGCCGCGGCATCACCGTCAATGCGGTGGCGCCGGGCGTGATCGAGACCGACATGAGTGCGGGCAGCTTCCCACCCGAGACCCTCGCCCGCCTGGTGCCCATGAAGCGTGCCGGCCGGCCCGAGGAAGTGGCCGACCTGGTGGGCTTCCTGGCCTCCGACCAGGCCGCCTACATCACCGGGCAGATCATCTCCGTCAATGGCGGGATGATTTGA
- a CDS encoding LpxL/LpxP family acyltransferase: protein MSARTDPAQGASWRHQPERSNRFALALMRWIALHLGRRVARLVLWPITGYFLCFGATARRASRAYLTRALGRPAGWRDVGRHLFSFAATILDRIYLLNDRFDLFRIEIEGEAMMRQRYDAGHGALLFGAHLGSFELTRALGRQLPDQRIALTMYEENARKINATLEAINPAARPEIIPLGRVDTMLQVRDALEAGALVGLLADRSLGDEPTRRLPLLGDPAALPVGPFRMAAMLRQPVIFMAGLYLGGNRYRIRFVPIADFGECAPAQREAAIDAAMARYAAELERCCREAPLNWFNFFDFWSARPQ, encoded by the coding sequence GTGAGCGCACGCACCGATCCGGCGCAGGGCGCCTCGTGGCGCCACCAGCCCGAGCGCAGCAACCGCTTCGCCCTCGCGCTGATGCGCTGGATCGCGCTGCATCTGGGCCGGCGCGTCGCCCGTCTCGTCCTGTGGCCGATCACCGGCTATTTCCTGTGCTTCGGCGCCACCGCCCGGCGCGCCTCGCGCGCCTACCTGACGCGCGCACTCGGCCGCCCCGCGGGCTGGCGCGACGTCGGCCGTCACCTGTTCAGTTTCGCCGCCACCATCCTCGATCGCATCTACCTGCTCAACGACCGCTTCGACCTGTTCCGCATCGAGATCGAAGGCGAGGCGATGATGCGCCAGCGCTATGACGCCGGCCACGGCGCGCTGCTGTTCGGCGCCCACCTGGGCAGCTTCGAGCTCACCCGGGCGCTCGGCCGCCAGCTGCCCGACCAGCGCATCGCGCTGACCATGTACGAAGAGAACGCGCGCAAGATCAACGCCACCCTCGAAGCCATCAATCCCGCCGCACGGCCCGAGATCATCCCCCTGGGGCGGGTGGACACCATGCTGCAGGTGCGCGATGCGCTCGAAGCGGGCGCCCTGGTCGGCCTGCTCGCCGATCGCAGCCTGGGCGACGAGCCGACCCGCCGGCTGCCGCTGCTCGGCGACCCCGCGGCCCTGCCTGTCGGCCCCTTCCGCATGGCCGCCATGCTGCGCCAGCCGGTCATCTTCATGGCCGGGCTGTACCTGGGCGGTAACCGCTACCGGATCCGCTTCGTGCCCATCGCCGACTTCGGCGAGTGCGCGCCGGCACAGCGCGAGGCGGCCATCGATGCGGCCATGGCGCGCTATGCCGCCGAGCTCGAACGCTGCTGCCGCGAAGCCCCGCTGAACTGGTTCAATTTCTTCGACTTCTGGTCCGCCCGCCCGCAATGA
- a CDS encoding alpha/beta fold hydrolase domain-containing protein translates to MSLPADTRVVLLPGAYDTPADFLTHGFDAAARAAGVDLHTHPTDLNAVASGALVHTLHEAVIAPARRAGVRRLLLGGISIGALTALTYADTYPDGVDGLVLLAPYPGNRMITGAITAAGGLRHWDAGGLAPDEGELRGWRALQTLARRQPPPVWLGYGRQDRFAPGHALMAEVLPPDRVATVDGGHDWPTWRQLWDRLLATGLRP, encoded by the coding sequence ATGAGCCTCCCCGCCGACACCCGGGTCGTGCTGCTGCCCGGCGCCTACGACACCCCCGCCGATTTCCTCACCCATGGCTTCGACGCCGCCGCCCGCGCCGCGGGGGTGGACCTGCACACCCACCCGACCGATCTGAACGCGGTGGCCAGCGGCGCCCTGGTGCACACCCTGCATGAGGCCGTGATCGCCCCGGCCCGGCGCGCCGGAGTGCGTCGCCTGCTGCTCGGCGGCATCTCCATCGGCGCACTCACCGCGCTGACCTACGCGGACACCTACCCGGACGGCGTGGACGGCCTCGTGCTGCTGGCCCCCTACCCGGGCAACCGGATGATCACCGGCGCCATCACCGCGGCCGGCGGCCTGCGCCACTGGGACGCCGGCGGCCTCGCGCCGGACGAGGGCGAGCTGCGCGGCTGGCGGGCGCTGCAGACCCTGGCGCGCCGGCAGCCACCGCCGGTGTGGCTCGGCTACGGTCGCCAGGACCGCTTCGCCCCCGGCCATGCGCTCATGGCCGAGGTGCTGCCGCCGGACCGGGTCGCCACCGTCGACGGCGGCCATGACTGGCCCACCTGGCGACAGCTGTGGGACCGCCTGCTCGCCACGGGGCTGCGGCCATGA